Below is a window of Pocillopora verrucosa isolate sample1 chromosome 6, ASM3666991v2, whole genome shotgun sequence DNA.
GTAGTTGTGGTAATTAAGAAGGCGTGCGGTGTTTAGTAAGATTTTTCGAGAGCAGAACTTGACAACCCTTAAATATAAACATACTGTGTGTTTGCTCTCTTTTAAGTATTTTAGTCAGAGAAATCGCacgataaaaattttgaacagaTGAAAATCAGGTTTAGATgtttaaaagatgaaattttgaTCTGCCAGATTATAATGAAAGATGAGTCAGCAGCTTGCGATGTTAGGAATAAAACTCTTCAATAAAATTGTGGTCGTATGGTTCGTGTTATTGTGTTTCAGATTCAGAAATTTAAGGAACGGCCGCATTATAGTTGGGACAGCGGAACCTTCAACCCGTATGATAAAGAATTGGGCTCCGGTTCTTCGTTTAAACCATAAACAGGCACTACTAGTGAAACGTCCCAACTGAGAAATATGACAAGGAAAGATTTTTGCGAGCATGTTTTGACACCTCAGAAATCTTGATCGCTCGTTCTCACACAACCAGCTCGGTTCTGGCACATGACCTTTGAGTAAGGATTTGGTTAATACGCTTTAGTTCCGCAGTACTTGGTgagtttgcttttcttttcactgaagTTATTTTATACACAGTGTGCGTTTGAAGGTGGCTCTGAACTCCCTAATTCTCATTGCGTAGATCCACGGATCCATTGCCGAACTTGTAAGAGACAGCGTAGCGGCCCACATCCATGCTCGGTTGTAATGTCTGCGACGACACAAGTCGCTGGTGACAATCTGCAGAACACTGACCACACTCACTGGCATAGAGAGAGAGACAGCCACCAGAACAACTATTCCTACTGTCCAGGCgtttttcttagcttttttgGGCTCAATTCGAGGGGTTATTTCTGCGCCATTCTCGGTGCTTTCAGCGTCTCGCGAAATTACGGAGACACTGTTCTCTGCAATGGCAATTCTTCGCGATTGATCGCGCGCAGCTATGAAAATTTTCCCATAGGAGTAAAATATGATCGCCATGGGGACAAGTCCTGTTAATACTCCACAGATAATCCACAGTTTTGGCAAGTCTTGGGAATCCAGTGCAAAGGAAAAGGCATTGAGTGTGAAGCCGAAAACCCAAGTGATTATCGCAACGATTACAGTGCGCTTTACGGTTACAAAGCTGTAATAGCGCAAAGGAAAGATAACAGCAGTGTAGCGCTCTAGGCTCATAGTGCACAAAGTGTGCATGATGATCATCGAACTGGACATTGCAAAAAAGCTTTCCAGCTGCAGAAGATGCTTCTCTCTGTACTGCCAAGGGACAACGTTAGTTAACAAGATGTACAACGGATTCACTGTCAAGCCCACGAACAGATCGATGGCTGATAATGAAGCAATGAGGTAATAACACGGTTGGTGAAGGGAGCGGTTCTTGAAGAAAGTTACAAGCACCATTAGATTTCCACTGATGGCCGCTAATCCGGATACTGCGTTCAAAATTCCCAGGATTATAGCTGAGGCAGTAGATATATCTCCTGAACAATGCGGTTGATCTCCCATGATGTGAGATCTTTGTATCAAACTGATCAGTTCCAAAACTGACAGAGAAATGTGTTGGAAATCTTCATTTCTCAACCATAACGCGAAAACCAACACAAAACAATCACGTTGAAATGAATTGCCTTTGATTATAACGTGCGAATTAAAAGTGCACtagatttgaaacaaaaactttgttGATTCCCGAGCTTATTTATACACTTATAAACGAGACAGCGCAGGTGTCTATAATATTTGAGCGAACCAATGTGTATTTTAATCAGCGGTGATATAGATTCGTGAAGATCGCCGGGTTGGCAAATCCATCAATAACATTACCTTTTTGTTTAACCTCCTATATGGAAACACTTAATTAACAAGCTTGAAAGCAGTCACCTTCAGTGTTTTATTACAGTTCTTCAATgacccttttcttttttcacagaaaaaaaaaatgggagcACGTGCAAAGCATTTTTATAGCTAGCTTGGATGTAAAAGTTTAAATTCAGTTCTCCAGTAAATTTTTGGGCTGAGAAGTATGATAATATGTTAATATCAGCGTGGGTTAAGCAACTTCAGTAAGATCTGCAAGAGAGAGTGATGTGATCCCTGCATTGACAAACTTGTCATTTCAAAAAATATGAGAAATGCAATATGGATTAACTTGACCCTATCGCCTTTCAGTGAATTATGGTGTTTGTTAAATTGGGGTTCTATCGGCGTCTTCTAACCTGATGTGATATTATAAACCATCATTCCAGAAACAGGCAATAAATTTTGAGTAGTTTCAGATTCTGATCACTAATTTAAGGGCTCTATAACGCAATGATGCCGAATCTTGAGTAATTAAAGCTAGCTTTGTATGCAAGTTAAGTGCTAGAACAGAAAGATTATGGATTCAAGCAGAATCAACAGTAAAACTGATGTAGAAAGGATATTTTTAAATCCGCGCAATAATCCTTACGCTTTTGTGCTTattaaaagatatattttatttcttgattACATGCATGTCAGTTTGAAACAAATCGGACATGAGAGGTTGACCGTTTATCAAACTCCTCTCCCTCAAAGGTTCGATTTTTATGGCATCTAGgattttagaaaaaaaggaGCTATGGTGTTTTCGAAATAAccaagccaaaaaaaaaaaaatatcatgtttgGGGATGAAGCTGATGGCCATTGCATGTACACTTACGATGACTGGAATAAATAGAAAGGAAACCGAATTCAATACATGTATTTTGCGCACCATTTGGCAAAGGCGATGTGATAATAACTTAGATTgaatttcaatcaatttttgcagaaaaataaTCTAGACTTGAAAAGAGTTTATTACGGAAATAAATATGACATTTTCGGACCTTCATACTGAATAACCTTGCATCATAtgtgattttttcttttgaaaatttatttaagctctttattttttgtcaacaaCTGATAGGTAACCGCCAAGGACTGATTCTGAACTACGTCACATGCTCATGTACGGCGTCACAttcacattatttttttttttcgagaagaaaaaaacttaaggaTACATATCAACAAACTTGAAATACTTTTGATTTTTATTCTTACCATAGGTCTCCATATTTACTCATTGGCGcatatgaggaaaaaaaaccggTGAGCGGCAGCGGTGTAGTTCAACTTTGTATGATAAAGTTGGATGAAAAGTGGCAAAAGAGATGAGGGGGGAGGGACTATGGTTGATTATCCCCCCCCCTGCTCTCCCGCTCCCCTTAAGCTGGCCAAATATCGGCTTCGCTTCATATGACAATTCACACGACACAGAAAATAAACGAGATTAGAATTGTATCACGTAGCTTTTGACAAGTTTTCCCGAGTGACATTAACAGTTCTGCACGGTAAGAGACTGGGCCACTTTGAAATACAGCTTATCGAGCAAACATTTATGGAAATTTTAAACTAAATCAATCGGAGTAACAGggtgaaaaaaaggttttcttttgttttaagtttgcatTCAGTAAACACATTCGAGAGCTTGAAATTTCAccacaatattgatacaatatatTTAAGATGCTGAGATTAGTTAGCCGACTCGAACATACTGTTCAAGCTGtcccatatatatatattgttctCCGTCACGTTCTGTTCCTTAAAAAAGTGTTgttcgaaaaagaaaatttccgAGGGAGTTCGAATTCAGGAAAAGTCTGGCTGCAAGCGGTTGTTTCCTGATTGTTTACCGAACCCTGACGTTTTTCCCCGTAGATTTTACAAACGTGCAATATCGTTCCAAATTAGTGACAGTCCTTCAAAACAATTCCGCAAAGAATAGACATAAAACGAACAACAATTACAATGAGGTTTTGCACAATCATTTACTTCCGAACGCAAGCAGTTTCCAACAAAGGCCACTTCACCTACTCAGTGCCGGGTGATTCATTGTATCAAACTTTGCTGGCGAGTAACTgtaaaaaaacgttttaaattGATCTTCGTTGCTTGGTTGCAAGCTGCATAAAGTTACCCTGCTTTCTTTTTCATGCAACGTCCAAGTCTTAACGTTTTTGAAGAATACGCTTTTGATGATAGAAAACTTACAGAAACTAAATTAAAAGCAACGCCTGCGGAAGAAAAGTTCGTTTAGAGTACCAATTATTTTTACTAGTTTAATTGCTTGAAtagtaaacaatttttccatAAAAGAAAAGCTGTCACCGTTGGCTGATCGAAATCGAGATTTCTAGGTATTTTTTATATCAAGTTTGTTcaagctcaaaaaaaaaaattattaactacATTAAGAAATACGATTTTAGCTTGAATAGCTTCCTTGTGTAGCTAGGaggtaaattaaaaacaggACAGTTCACGAGATTAAAGAAGGAATATCAACCTTAAGGTTTTATCTGCTGCACGTAGTTGTCTTACGTAAAAGCTCCATACGGTTAGATCCCCTGTCATTGTCGACAGATGATCAAATACGTTTTTACTTGGCTGGTGAAATTAAATAAAACCTTAAACAAATTTTTGGGCAATCTTTATTAAAATTGCATGTTGTGCTGATGTTGAGGCGAACTTCACCAGGAATCAGTTCATTGTCACGAAGAACAGCAATAAGTTTCTGAGAATGACAATCATCTTGATTGGCATGAAGAGAACAAAACTTCCCCTCGGGTAACCTTTTGGAACCTTTTGGAACGTTATTTTAGTCCAACGATATTGAACTTATGAACTGCTAAAGTTGCATCGTAACGTGTCGCAGTTCACTATTTCAGTAATGGCTTGGCACCGTGTTCAGTGATAGCGTGCTGGCAAATTGATCATTGAAGCGTCTATGTTGAGGTTTTCAATTAATGCTAATCGTTAAGACAAGTTGCTTGTGGCAACCAATGAAAACGCTTTTTCGAGCCATATGCGCGTGAAGTGAATGACAAATTGCATAAAAAGTAATGAATACCATTTTAGCTGGATTTAACTAAGAAGTCAGCTAGTGTATACCTCTTAACAAGAGGATCACCTGCACtgaattttctaaagaaaccacaCTCAGCCAGATTAAGGGAACTTAACGAAATTTTTCAACTATATTTGCGCATCGAAAACCTATAGCATCATGTCCGAAGAATGCCTTGGGGAGCTACATCACATTTCCTCAATATTTCTTGCTGTTCTTCACGCCATATCTGGTTTCCTCTCCACTGCTGGAAATTTTGTAGTTCTTCTTGCAATCTACCAAACGCCTTCATTGCACTCAGTGTCAAATTATTACATCGCATCTTTGGCTGTTGGAGATTTTCTGGTTGGCGCGTTGTTAAGTCCTCTTTGGGTGACTAAAAGCGTCCTTAACGTTTGGCAAAACGAGCATCCTCTCACAGTAGCAGCAGAGCTGATGTCAGTACAAACATTAATAACTACAACTTTTAACCTTGCTGCCGTGAGTTTAGATCGGTACTTGGCCATAATAAATCCAATGTATTATGTTCGTGTGGTGACATTGTTTCGCTGCGTGTTTTCAATCGCTGTGATATGGTTGTTTTCCATAGCGTTTTCGTGTCTTCGTTTAGTGATCACAGACCCATTGGACCTGCCAAAATTGTGGATAGCTGTGGCTGTCATTGGATACACTCTACCATTTGTGGTCATCAGTTACAGTTACTATCACATCTACAAAACAGCGCGGCGTCAGTCAAGGAGAATAGAGGCTGAAGCCAGGGCCGTATCTACTGTAGCCGCTGAAGCAGGTTCGTCTGATTCGGTCGCCTCCGAGACGAAGCGCAACCGAAAAGCGGCGAACACAGTCGGTGTAATAATCGGGATTTACCTACTTTTGGCTTTTCCAAGCATGATTGTAAGCGGTATTCAACTCGTAACAACAAATGGCTGCCTTAAGATTCGAATTATTCGGGTTTGGTTCTGGGGAGCGCTATGCTCTTTCAGCAGCTCTGCGGTAAACCCGTGGATATATGCGGCACGAAATCGCGATTACAGACGAGCATTCAAACGCATTTTCAAATGTTGGTTTGCCAAAAAAACACGCGAAAGAACTATTGCTTCCACCCGTGCTAAAGTCGTAGATTCAATAAGAGAGCAAAGTTCGATGTGAAACTAAACTTAATAGATTATATTGTAATCTTACCAGTAAATATCAGACCTATCGAGTCAGGCAGTTGAAAAACTGTGAAGTCGAAAAAATCATTCTAGTTTTGTTGCAAT
It encodes the following:
- the LOC131769363 gene encoding histamine H2 receptor-like; the encoded protein is MSEECLGELHHISSIFLAVLHAISGFLSTAGNFVVLLAIYQTPSLHSVSNYYIASLAVGDFLVGALLSPLWVTKSVLNVWQNEHPLTVAAELMSVQTLITTTFNLAAVSLDRYLAIINPMYYVRVVTLFRCVFSIAVIWLFSIAFSCLRLVITDPLDLPKLWIAVAVIGYTLPFVVISYSYYHIYKTARRQSRRIEAEARAVSTVAAEAGSSDSVASETKRNRKAANTVGVIIGIYLLLAFPSMIVSGIQLVTTNGCLKIRIIRVWFWGALCSFSSSAVNPWIYAARNRDYRRAFKRIFKCWFAKKTRERTIASTRAKVVDSIREQSSM
- the LOC131769762 gene encoding trace amine-associated receptor 9-like; this translates as MGDQPHCSGDISTASAIILGILNAVSGLAAISGNLMVLVTFFKNRSLHQPCYYLIASLSAIDLFVGLTVNPLYILLTNVVPWQYREKHLLQLESFFAMSSSMIIMHTLCTMSLERYTAVIFPLRYYSFVTVKRTVIVAIITWVFGFTLNAFSFALDSQDLPKLWIICGVLTGLVPMAIIFYSYGKIFIAARDQSRRIAIAENSVSVISRDAESTENGAEITPRIEPKKAKKNAWTVGIVVLVAVSLSMPVSVVSVLQIVTSDLCRRRHYNRAWMWAATLSLTSSAMDPWIYAMRIREFRATFKRTLCIK